From a single Nicotiana tabacum cultivar K326 chromosome 8, ASM71507v2, whole genome shotgun sequence genomic region:
- the LOC107832189 gene encoding short-chain dehydrogenase reductase 3c-like isoform X1, translated as MLRIRSRAMSISRSLLLQTSSKKFSTHIERKLEGKVAVITGAASGIGKETAAQFINHGAKVVIADIQRQLGQETASELGPNATFVPCDVTKESEISDVVDYAVSQHGQLDIMYNNAGIACRTPPSIVDLDLARFDRVMAINVRGVVAGIKHAARVMIPRGSGCILCTASVTGVIGGLAQPTYSTSKSSVIGIVKSVTAQLSKQGIRINCISPFAIPTPFSLDEMKHYFPRVEPQDLAKILHSASELKGAYCEPIDVANAALFLASEDAKFISGHNLVVDGGFTSFKSLNLADQVQ; from the exons atgctGAGGATAAGATCAAG GGCCATGTCTATTTCAAGATCGTTGCTTCTTCAAACCTCCAGTAAGAAATTCTCTACCCATATAGAAAG GAAACTAGAAGGCAAGGTAGCAGTGATCACTGGGGCAGCAAGTGGCATAGGGAAAGAAACCGCAGCCCAATTCATTAATCATGGAGCCAAAGTAGTTATCGCCGATATACAGAGGCAACTCGGCCAAGAAACCGCAAGTGAGCTCGGACCAAACGCCACATTTGTGCCATGCGACGTCACAAAAGAATCTGAGATTTCCGACGTAGTGGACTATGCCGTTTCCCAACATGGACAGCTCGACATAATGTACAATAATGCAG GAATAGCGTGCCGAACACCCCCAAGCATAGTTGATCTTGACCTTGCACGATTCGACCGTGTCATGGCCATTAACGTGCGAGGTGTGGTGGCGGGAATCAAACACGCCGCTCGTGTGATGATCCCGAGGGGGAGCGGTTGCATTTTGTGCACAGCTAGCGTCACCGGGGTGATCGGAGGACTTGCACAACCTACTTACTCAACTTCCAAATCAAGCGTCATAGGAATTGTGAAGTCTGTGACAGCGCAGTTGAGCAAGCAGGGAATAAGAATCAATTGCATATCTCCATTTGCTATTCCAACACCCTTTTCATTGGACGAGATGAAACATTACTTCCCACGGGTGGAACCTCAGGACCTTGCTAAAATCTTACACAGTGCTAGTGAGCTCAAAGGAGCATATTGTGAGCCCATTGATGTAGCCAATGCTGCTCTTTTTCTGGCTAGTGAAGATGCCAAGTTTATTAGTGGCCACAATTTGGTGGTAGATGGCGGTTTCACCTCGTTTAAAAGTTTAAACTTAGCAGATCAAGTGCAGTGA
- the LOC107832188 gene encoding bifunctional 3-dehydroquinate dehydratase/shikimate dehydrogenase, chloroplastic isoform X2, producing the protein MGFRQDLLVYTTLECESLEEMAVCMQKAKEEGADLVELCIDSLTFSHISQVEHLLKQRTLPSIVSFRPNSPRYSCRENWKKTCVQVLNLAVELDVEFVEVDREVACDEVICELMTKRSNCKIIASSHVNGGNPTKERLCNLITNLQSTGADIIKLVIDVAYITDVAPVFHMLTHCQVPLIARAAGDRGLISQLLGPKYGAFFVCGSLGGKSTPGLPALTSIKDVYKLEYVNTDTRVFGVISNPVGHSKGPLLHNPAFRHTGYNGIYVPLLVDNIKEFFRVFSCNDYAGFSVGLPHKEAAVRCCDEVDPLAKSIGAVNTIIRRPSDGKLIGYNTDCEACVTAIEEALRERQKTNGHASNVSPIAGKLFVLVGAGGAGRAIAFGVKSRGARVVIFNRKYERAKALAAAVSGEALPYEQLNDFCPEKGMILANASAVGMQPRTDQTPISKEALKSYELVFDAVYTPRNTRLLQEATEVGAAVVGGVEMFVRQAIGQFKLFTNGLAPEDFMRRIVYEQF; encoded by the exons ATGGGTTTCAGGCAGGACCTTTTGGTGTACACAACATTAGAATGTGAAAGCTTGGAGGAAATGGCAGTTTGTATGCAAAAAGCAAAGGAAGAAGGAGCAGATCTAGTTGAGCTTTGTATTGACTCTTTAACTTTCTCCCACATTTCACAAGTTGAACACCTTCTCAAACAGAGGACTTTACCCTCCATCGTTTCTTTCAG GCCAAATTCGCCGAGATATTCTTGCAGAGAAAACTGGAAGAAAACATGCGTGCAAGTTCTGAATTTGGCTGTTGAATTGGACGTTGAGTTCGTTGAAGTTGACCGCGAG GTTGCTTGCGATGAGGTCATCTGTGAATTAATGACCAAACGATCAAACTGCAAAATAATTGCCTCCAGTCATGTGAATGGTGGAAATCCTACAAAAGAGAGACTTTGTAATTTAATTACAAACCTGCAATCCACAGGAGCAGATATTATCAAATTAGTGATTGATGTAGCTTATATTACAGATGTTGCACCAGTTTTCCATATGCTTACACATTGTCAG GTGCCTCTAATTGCCAGGGCAGCAGGAGATAGAGGTCTTATAAGCCAACTATTGGGTCCAAAATATGGTGCTTTCTTTGTTTGTGGATCTTTAGGAGGCAAATCCACCCCTGGCTTGCCAGCTTTGACTAGCATTAAAGACGTTTATAAACTGGAATATGTGAACACAGATACTAGAGTTTTTGGTGTAATCTCTAATCCTGTTGGCCATAGCAAGGGCCCTCTTCTGCACAACCCTGCCTTTAGACATACAGGATACAATGGAATATATGTGCCTCTACTAGTTGATAATATCAAGGAATTTTTTCGGGTCTTCTCATGCAATGACTATGCTGGTTTCAG TGTTGGACTCCCACATAAGGAAGCAGCAGTACGGTGCTGTGATGAAGTAGATCCACTTGCTAAG TCTATAGGAGCTGTTAACACAATTATAAGGAGACCTTCTGATGGCAAGCTCATTGGTTACAATACAGATTGTGAGGCTTGTGTGACGGCAATTGAGGAGGCGCTTAGAG AGAGACAAAAGACAAATGGCCATGCATCAAATGTTTCTCCAATTGCTGGAAAATTATTCGTATTAGTTGGAGCAGGTGGTGCTGGGAGAGCTATTGCTTTTGGTGTCAAAAGCAGAGGGGCAAGGGTTGTAATATTTAACCGCAAATACG AGAGAGCAAAAGCTCTGGCCGCAGCAGTATCTGGTGAAGCCTTGCCATATGAACAACTAAATGATTTCTGCCCTGAGAAGGGAATGATTCTTGCAAATGCTTCCGCTGTAGGCATGCAGCCAAGGACAGATCAAACTCCAATTTCCAAG GAGGCCTTGAAATCATATGAGCTAGTATTTGATGCAGTTTACACACCTAGAAACACGCGGCTGTTGCAGGAGGCTACAGAGGTTGGAGCTGCAGTGGTGGGTGGGGTTGAGATGTTCGTCAGGCAGGCAATTGGGCAGTTTAAATTGTTCACCAATGGATTAG CACCAGAAGACTTTATGCGGAGGATAGTATATGAGCAATTTTGA
- the LOC107832189 gene encoding short-chain dehydrogenase reductase 3c-like isoform X2 — MSISRSLLLQTSSKKFSTHIERKLEGKVAVITGAASGIGKETAAQFINHGAKVVIADIQRQLGQETASELGPNATFVPCDVTKESEISDVVDYAVSQHGQLDIMYNNAGIACRTPPSIVDLDLARFDRVMAINVRGVVAGIKHAARVMIPRGSGCILCTASVTGVIGGLAQPTYSTSKSSVIGIVKSVTAQLSKQGIRINCISPFAIPTPFSLDEMKHYFPRVEPQDLAKILHSASELKGAYCEPIDVANAALFLASEDAKFISGHNLVVDGGFTSFKSLNLADQVQ, encoded by the exons ATGTCTATTTCAAGATCGTTGCTTCTTCAAACCTCCAGTAAGAAATTCTCTACCCATATAGAAAG GAAACTAGAAGGCAAGGTAGCAGTGATCACTGGGGCAGCAAGTGGCATAGGGAAAGAAACCGCAGCCCAATTCATTAATCATGGAGCCAAAGTAGTTATCGCCGATATACAGAGGCAACTCGGCCAAGAAACCGCAAGTGAGCTCGGACCAAACGCCACATTTGTGCCATGCGACGTCACAAAAGAATCTGAGATTTCCGACGTAGTGGACTATGCCGTTTCCCAACATGGACAGCTCGACATAATGTACAATAATGCAG GAATAGCGTGCCGAACACCCCCAAGCATAGTTGATCTTGACCTTGCACGATTCGACCGTGTCATGGCCATTAACGTGCGAGGTGTGGTGGCGGGAATCAAACACGCCGCTCGTGTGATGATCCCGAGGGGGAGCGGTTGCATTTTGTGCACAGCTAGCGTCACCGGGGTGATCGGAGGACTTGCACAACCTACTTACTCAACTTCCAAATCAAGCGTCATAGGAATTGTGAAGTCTGTGACAGCGCAGTTGAGCAAGCAGGGAATAAGAATCAATTGCATATCTCCATTTGCTATTCCAACACCCTTTTCATTGGACGAGATGAAACATTACTTCCCACGGGTGGAACCTCAGGACCTTGCTAAAATCTTACACAGTGCTAGTGAGCTCAAAGGAGCATATTGTGAGCCCATTGATGTAGCCAATGCTGCTCTTTTTCTGGCTAGTGAAGATGCCAAGTTTATTAGTGGCCACAATTTGGTGGTAGATGGCGGTTTCACCTCGTTTAAAAGTTTAAACTTAGCAGATCAAGTGCAGTGA
- the LOC107832188 gene encoding bifunctional 3-dehydroquinate dehydratase/shikimate dehydrogenase, chloroplastic isoform X1, which yields MGFRQDLLVYTTLECESLEEMAVCMQKAKEEGADLVELCIDSLTFSHISQVEHLLKQRTLPSIVSFRPNSPRYSCRENWKKTCVQVLNLAVELDVEFVEVDREVACDEVICELMTKRSNCKIIASSHVNGGNPTKERLCNLITNLQSTGADIIKLVIDVAYITDVAPVFHMLTHCQVSMQVPLIARAAGDRGLISQLLGPKYGAFFVCGSLGGKSTPGLPALTSIKDVYKLEYVNTDTRVFGVISNPVGHSKGPLLHNPAFRHTGYNGIYVPLLVDNIKEFFRVFSCNDYAGFSVGLPHKEAAVRCCDEVDPLAKSIGAVNTIIRRPSDGKLIGYNTDCEACVTAIEEALRERQKTNGHASNVSPIAGKLFVLVGAGGAGRAIAFGVKSRGARVVIFNRKYERAKALAAAVSGEALPYEQLNDFCPEKGMILANASAVGMQPRTDQTPISKEALKSYELVFDAVYTPRNTRLLQEATEVGAAVVGGVEMFVRQAIGQFKLFTNGLAPEDFMRRIVYEQF from the exons ATGGGTTTCAGGCAGGACCTTTTGGTGTACACAACATTAGAATGTGAAAGCTTGGAGGAAATGGCAGTTTGTATGCAAAAAGCAAAGGAAGAAGGAGCAGATCTAGTTGAGCTTTGTATTGACTCTTTAACTTTCTCCCACATTTCACAAGTTGAACACCTTCTCAAACAGAGGACTTTACCCTCCATCGTTTCTTTCAG GCCAAATTCGCCGAGATATTCTTGCAGAGAAAACTGGAAGAAAACATGCGTGCAAGTTCTGAATTTGGCTGTTGAATTGGACGTTGAGTTCGTTGAAGTTGACCGCGAG GTTGCTTGCGATGAGGTCATCTGTGAATTAATGACCAAACGATCAAACTGCAAAATAATTGCCTCCAGTCATGTGAATGGTGGAAATCCTACAAAAGAGAGACTTTGTAATTTAATTACAAACCTGCAATCCACAGGAGCAGATATTATCAAATTAGTGATTGATGTAGCTTATATTACAGATGTTGCACCAGTTTTCCATATGCTTACACATTGTCAG GTCTCTATGCAGGTGCCTCTAATTGCCAGGGCAGCAGGAGATAGAGGTCTTATAAGCCAACTATTGGGTCCAAAATATGGTGCTTTCTTTGTTTGTGGATCTTTAGGAGGCAAATCCACCCCTGGCTTGCCAGCTTTGACTAGCATTAAAGACGTTTATAAACTGGAATATGTGAACACAGATACTAGAGTTTTTGGTGTAATCTCTAATCCTGTTGGCCATAGCAAGGGCCCTCTTCTGCACAACCCTGCCTTTAGACATACAGGATACAATGGAATATATGTGCCTCTACTAGTTGATAATATCAAGGAATTTTTTCGGGTCTTCTCATGCAATGACTATGCTGGTTTCAG TGTTGGACTCCCACATAAGGAAGCAGCAGTACGGTGCTGTGATGAAGTAGATCCACTTGCTAAG TCTATAGGAGCTGTTAACACAATTATAAGGAGACCTTCTGATGGCAAGCTCATTGGTTACAATACAGATTGTGAGGCTTGTGTGACGGCAATTGAGGAGGCGCTTAGAG AGAGACAAAAGACAAATGGCCATGCATCAAATGTTTCTCCAATTGCTGGAAAATTATTCGTATTAGTTGGAGCAGGTGGTGCTGGGAGAGCTATTGCTTTTGGTGTCAAAAGCAGAGGGGCAAGGGTTGTAATATTTAACCGCAAATACG AGAGAGCAAAAGCTCTGGCCGCAGCAGTATCTGGTGAAGCCTTGCCATATGAACAACTAAATGATTTCTGCCCTGAGAAGGGAATGATTCTTGCAAATGCTTCCGCTGTAGGCATGCAGCCAAGGACAGATCAAACTCCAATTTCCAAG GAGGCCTTGAAATCATATGAGCTAGTATTTGATGCAGTTTACACACCTAGAAACACGCGGCTGTTGCAGGAGGCTACAGAGGTTGGAGCTGCAGTGGTGGGTGGGGTTGAGATGTTCGTCAGGCAGGCAATTGGGCAGTTTAAATTGTTCACCAATGGATTAG CACCAGAAGACTTTATGCGGAGGATAGTATATGAGCAATTTTGA
- the LOC142163028 gene encoding uncharacterized protein LOC142163028: MMYKFIKALDEKVESQSSDIKNLEIQMSQLATIMSEQIKGALPSNTKKNPKEHLKVISLRSGKTLDDPYSDRQGKLQEEEQVNEGENKRDSELLKEQKDKGKKVQENELMTNPHSVPLPFPQKMKRENLDKQFSKFLDILKQLYINIPFIEALTQMPSYAKFLKGILSRSFTIPCTVGGSHFEKALCDSGASINLMPFSIFRKLELGEMKDTCVSLQLIDQSTKRPKGIIKNVLVRVDKFVFPVDFIVLEMEENIEVPLILGRPFLATGRSIIDVHQGQLIFRVDEERVIFDMQKMIKFPGNESSSSCFQIDLLVDLVDEFKDNQLITDSLERCLVRSGTTGDENPTIREEAETLEKESENEKNRNTN; the protein is encoded by the exons ATGATGTACAAATTCATTAAGGCTTTGGATGAGAAGGTTGAAAGTCAAAGTTCAGATATCAAGAATTTAGAAATTCAGATGAGCCAATTAGCAACCATTATGTCTGAACAAATAAAAGGTGCTCTACCAAGCAAcaccaaaaaaaatccaaaagaacACCTCAAAGTCATCTCTCTGCGGTCAGGTAAAACTCTTGATGATCCATATTCAGATAGACAAGGAAAACTACAAGAAGAGGAACAAGTAAATGAAGGTGAGAATAAAAGAGACTCTGAACTTCTAAAAGAAcagaaagataaaggaaaaaaggtACAAGAAAATGAATTGATGACAAATCCTCACTCTGTACCCCTCCCTTTtccccaaaaaatgaaaagagaaaatcttGACAAACAGTTTTCAAAGTTTCTGGATATTTTAAAGCAACTTTACATTAACATACCTTTCATAGAAGCTTTGACACAAATGCCTTCATATGCTAAATTTCTCAAAGGaattttgtcaa GAAGTTTTACAATTCCTTGTACTGTGGGAGGTTCTCACTTTGAAAAGGCATTATGTGATTCGGGTGCTTCAATAAATCTAATGCCTTTCTCAATTTTCAGGAAATTAGAACTTGGTGAAATGAAAGATACTTGTGTGTCTCTTCAGTTAATTGATCAAAGTACTAAAAGGCCCAAAGGAATAATTAAAAATGTCCTCGTTAGAGTAGATAAATTTGTATTCCCAGTAGATTTTATAGTacttgaaatggaagaaaatattgAGGTACCATTAATTTTAGGTAGACCATTTCTCGCAACAGGAAGATCAATCATTGATGTTCATCAAGGACAATTAATATTTCGAGTTGATGAGGAAAGAGTAATTTTTGATATGCAGAAAATGATCAAATTTCCTGGGAATGAGTCATCATCATCTTGTTTTCAAATTGACTTACTAGTTGACCTTGTAGATGAATTCAAGGATAATCAATTAATTACTGATTCATTGGAAAGATGTTTGGTCAGGTCAGGGACGACAGGTGATGAAAATCCCACAATCAGAGAAGAAGCTGAAACACTGGAAAAAGAAtcagaaaatgagaaa AACAGGAATACAAACTGA